One Puniceicoccales bacterium DNA window includes the following coding sequences:
- a CDS encoding uracil-DNA glycosylase: MNEVIYYTIKALEALQQSGQEDISISDENVKFLLSLVSDDNPPTASKITPNNIDEIISPNATYQPITHEDVTPYAAKESEQQCKTHSTANEKITPNNIDEIISPNAIYQPIAHEDVTPYAAKESEQQCKNYISLPEGNKEEQWLWLRSKVMTCPICNKNLNPGKKIVFGVGNLYADIFLCGEAPGADEEIVGEPFVGRAGQLLTKIIAAMGLSRTDVYIGNIMNWRPKMPTDFGNRPPTKEEMQFCLPYLCAQLQIVKPKVILALGATALNGLLGHDNSRKMSKVRGKWLEFNGIKLMPTFHPSYVLRNNGLQTKRMIWEDFMKVMEFLNMPISNKQQKFFT, translated from the coding sequence ATGAATGAAGTTATCTACTATACCATAAAGGCCCTTGAGGCACTGCAACAAAGTGGCCAAGAAGATATTTCTATCAGCGATGAAAATGTAAAATTTCTACTATCATTGGTTTCCGATGATAATCCACCAACGGCAAGTAAAATTACTCCCAACAACATCGATGAAATTATTTCACCTAACGCCACATACCAACCCATTACCCATGAAGATGTTACGCCCTATGCCGCCAAGGAATCCGAACAGCAATGCAAAACTCACTCCACAGCCAACGAAAAAATTACTCCCAACAACATCGATGAAATTATTTCACCTAACGCCATATATCAACCCATTGCCCATGAAGATGTTACGCCCTATGCCGCCAAGGAATCCGAACAGCAATGCAAAAACTACATTTCATTGCCGGAAGGTAACAAAGAGGAACAATGGCTCTGGCTGCGAAGCAAGGTTATGACCTGCCCCATATGCAACAAAAACCTAAATCCAGGAAAAAAAATAGTCTTTGGCGTAGGAAATCTATATGCAGATATTTTTCTATGCGGAGAAGCACCTGGCGCTGATGAAGAGATTGTTGGAGAACCATTTGTAGGTCGTGCCGGACAATTGTTAACGAAAATAATCGCGGCTATGGGCCTATCGAGAACCGATGTCTATATAGGAAATATCATGAATTGGCGCCCTAAAATGCCGACGGATTTCGGCAATCGCCCGCCAACCAAAGAAGAGATGCAATTCTGCCTGCCCTATCTATGCGCCCAACTGCAAATCGTAAAACCAAAGGTAATTCTAGCACTTGGCGCCACAGCCTTAAACGGTTTGCTTGGCCATGATAATTCCAGAAAAATGTCTAAGGTTCGGGGGAAGTGGCTTGAATTCAATGGCATAAAACTCATGCCAACTTTTCATCCATCCTATGTATTGCGAAATAATGGTCTTCAAACCAAACGAATGATTTGGGAAGATTTTATGAAAGTCATGGAATTTCTTAACATGCCCATATCAAATAAACAGCAAAAATTTTTTACTTGA